The genomic region GATGGATTTTAAAATAGTGAACTTTAACGGATCCTGTCTCTGACAACGGAGGAAGCTTTGGGCTCCGGGAATGGCCTCATGCCTCAGTTTCCGCAGGGGCTTCCTCAACACAGCCGTCCTCCTCCCTGAAAACCCTCTCGAGGATCATCTTCATGGTCTCCTTAGGAGAAGACCTCCATCGTCTCCCAACCAGGAAATAAATGACTGGTTTTAGGCTGCTGTTTAGACAAACTAATATTAGTCCGGCTAGCGTAGGGTCTGCTTTCAAACGATTGAGAACGCCGAGGAGGAACAGGATGTTGCACGGGATAGCAAAGATGAGGAAGAAGACGAGGCTCAGCAAGATGATGGTCCAAAGCCTTCCCCTTCgaggctgccattctttcaaACAGGTTTTGATGAACAGGGACACAGTGACAAGAATCATGACCGGGAGGCAAACCAAGACATTCACAAAAACCGGGTAGTAGTATTTAATTGACGTTAATGGattaagaaggaagaaaatgagGCTGATTGTGGTTAGCAAGAGAGAGACGATCCATATTAGAGTGCATACGATGATGCACAAACGCGGATTCCGCTTGCTTCGATGCCAAGCTGGGAAGAAGACGGCCACGCACCTGTCAATGCTGATGGCCATCAGGAGAAATTGACTAGCGCTGTACATGAGTAGGGCCACGAAAAATAAGCCAGTCAGGTAAAAATAAGGAATGACTACATAAA from Paroedura picta isolate Pp20150507F chromosome 9, Ppicta_v3.0, whole genome shotgun sequence harbors:
- the LOC143844148 gene encoding mas-related G-protein coupled receptor member H-like, which produces MSVNIGLTTLSMMERVPQNFNDSSYFSFQNISKRTNESFVFINNNSIDITFITLFVITILGAVANGVVIWLLVFHVKRNPFMTYILNMAVADLGVLLSLLPDSILYVVIPYFYLTGLFFVALLMYSASQFLLMAISIDRCVAVFFPAWHRSKRNPRLCIIVCTLIWIVSLLLTTISLIFFLLNPLTSIKYYYPVFVNVLVCLPVMILVTVSLFIKTCLKEWQPRRGRLWTIILLSLVFFLIFAIPCNILFLLGVLNRLKADPTLAGLILVCLNSSLKPVIYFLVGRRWRSSPKETMKMILERVFREEDGCVEEAPAETEA